The Candidatus Binatia bacterium DNA segment CCTCGCCGCCGGACAGTTCGGACTGCTCTCGTCGGTGGGCCTCCCGCGACTCTTCGGTCGCCTGCACCTCGGTGCGATCGCCGGTGCGAGCATGACCGCGGTCGTGGTAGGCAGCGCGATCGGCCCGAGTCTTCTTGCGGCGAGCCGCTCCGTGCTCGGGTCGTACGGGCCAGTGCTCCACGTGCTCGCGACCCTCCCGCTCGGGATCGCGCTCGCGACCGTGCGGCCGCTGCACCCGAACGACGTGCCACCCTCGACGCGCACCAAGCGGACCTAGCGGACCAATGTTCCCCGCCGGCGTCGACTGCTGGGTCACGACGCCGTGACGTGGTCGGAATGGCGCTGCACGCCACCGCGCGGCCGGGAACTACGAAGGGTGCCATCGGCGCGAAGTCGTACGCATCGACGGGCAACGACATCTTACGCATGAGCGACCATTGCAGCGCGCGCGTAGGATCCGAAGAAGCCGACGGGGTCCGAGGCCTGCCCCTGCAGCACGCTGTACTCGGATTTCCTGCTTCGTCACGAGAAGCACTTCCGGAACGACCCCCGGATGGCGCTCATGCTGAAGAACCTGGACCACCTGGACTCGGTCGGGTCCTTCGGGTGAGGTAGATCACCAGCCGTGCCCGCTGGCAGGAAGCCGCCCTGCAGGATCGGGACCCGGCCGGCCCGTGCGCTCGGCAGCCCCCCGCTTGACCCCCGCCTGCTTCGTGGTCTGATTAGATCGGACTCATGATGACGATGTCACCGAAGCTCCGGGGGCCGTGGAACGCGGCCGAAGTCGCCGCGTATCTCGACGGGGCGCGGATTCCGGTGCGGCTCGCCTGCACGAGGGGAGCCGACGGGCCGCTGATCGTGTCTCTGTGGTTCGAGCACCGAGACGGCGCGTTGTGGTGCGCGACGCAGAACTCGTCGCGCACCGCGAAGTACCTCGCCCAGGACGACCGGTGTGCGTTCGAGATCGCGGGCGAGACCCTACCGTATTCCGGGGTCCGCGGGCAGGGGCGCGCGACGCTCTCCGAGGCCGAAGGCCCGCGCGTGCTGGCCCGGCTCATCGAGCGCTACCTCGGGGCCGAAGATTCATCGTTCACCCGGTGGCTCCGGAGCCGCGCCGAGACCGAGGTCGCGATCCGGATCGATCCGACATGGATCACGAGCTGGGACTTCTCAGAGCGGATGAAGACCGGCGCATGATCGGGCTCGCGTTGCTCGCGAACGCAGGGGCGACGCTGGCCCTCGCCGGCCTCATCTGGACCGTGCAGGTGAGTCTCTACCCACTGTTCGCCTACGTCGGCCCGGCGAGCTTTCCCGAGTACCACCGTCAGCACTCGAACCGGATCACTGCCCTCGTGGGACCGCTGATGCTCGTCGAGCTCGTCACCGCGGTCGCGCTCGCCATCTGGCCGCCGGCTGCGCTCGGGCGTCTGCCATTCGTCCTCGGGCTCGGCCTCGTTCTCGTGGCCTGGGCGTCGACCGCGTTCGTGCAGGTTCCTCTGCACGGAGCGCTCGGGTCGGGCTTCTCGGCGGAGATCCAAGCGCGCCTCGTGCAGACGAACTGGCTGCGGACGGCCGCGTGGTCCGCCCGCGGCGCAGTCGTCCTCTGGATGCTCGCACGCTTGCTGCCCTCGAATGTGTGACCCGCCGGCGCAGGCGTGCCGCCGTCGTCGAGGCGAATCGCCCGACGAGTTGCGGAGGTGACCCTTCAGCGGTTCGAGCGCATCGAGGTGACGCGGGGGCGGGGATCGAGGCGCGGACAGCCGACATGAAGCACCCTATCGGACGTTGGTGTGCCCCTCCCGCTGCCTCATGAACGGGGCCCGGGTTCCGGACAGGACGAGGACTGGCATTGCGTCAAGGCTGAAGCCCTCCGCGACACAGTTCTAGCTGATAGGAGCCGTTCCTTAGTGATCCGACCTATCCTCCGTTTCTTCGCTTTGAACGAATCGGGCTCCGGCTTCTGCACGTCGGTGAGCGTGATGCCGTGGCAGACACCTTCGTCGGAGAGGATCTGGGTGTCGACGCATCTGCTGGAGAACGCCGCCCGTGTCCCCGTTCAGACCAAAGGGCCAGCCATGCCGAAGTCGCCATCGAGGGGCGACGGGGTTTCCCACAGCGTGGTTCCGTCCGCTGCCCATACCGCAGCCAGCGGCCAGGTCGCTCCGTAAACGAACCCGTTCTTGAACGCCGGCGGGCTGTACCAACAGCTCGACCTCGAGGCGTCACAGCCCCCATACCTCCACAGCTCCACGGGCTCCTGCACCGCTGCACTCGCGGTGCCTGCCAACACCGCCGGCGCCAGCAACAACGATCCCACTTGTCGACTCGCACGGGCAACAAGCGAAATGGTGCCAACGTGGTCCTTGTCTTCGGGCTCCATACGTATTTCGCCTGGCAACGGTCAGAGCGTGCAGATCTCCGTGCCCTCTGGGCATAGAACACACTCGCTGCTGCCCGGGACTGCCCCGTACGATCCGGCGCTGCATTCGATGCACTCGGTCGTGCCCGTGCCGGGTTGAGATGCGCCGGGCCACACTCGAGACAGCTCACCGAACCCGAAGACGGCTGGCATCGACCGGCACTGCACTCGACACAACTTACCGATCCGATCCACTTTAGACCTGCCCCCCATCCTCGCACGGGCAAGGGGAAAAATTGCCGGAGCACTCGAGTCCCGACGTCGGCAGATCGAGCCGACTCCGAGCCTTGGAAGCGGAACGTCATCCCACCCATCGCTGCGCAACACTTCAGCCTCCGCCCCAACAATCGGTCCCTCCCATTCGTACCCGGCGATGGCCCGCGTGGGGCAGCGACCAAGACGGGGGCGCGAGCTCGGCCATGCCCGGGCCGGACGCCAGGCGTCGCGATGCGAGTCCCCAGGATTTGGGACACTTCACCCCTCGCGCCGGCCGCGGGAGCCGATACGGTACAACCATGGACGGCACGACACCGGAATGGGTTCCCCTGGAAACCGCTCGAAGGGACCTCCTCCCTCGCCTCGAGACGCTTCAGCGTATGGCCGAGAGCTCCGATGAGCATGAACGCGCTGGCTTCTTTCGCGGGATTGCACATCTCATCCGGCGCGCACGCGAAACCCACGAACTGATGGAGCCCTTCATGCTTCTGTCCACCAGTGCCTTCCAAGGGTTCACGCTGACGGCACCCGAAGCGATGGTTCTCGACGAGGCATTGGAAATGGCGAGTCACATGTCCGAAGTACTCGCTCGCGACGACGGACCCGTTCACTGACGAACAAGGCGGCCAGCCACGACACCTCCCAGCTAGACCGAGTCCCAATGTACGAAGTCGGCTTTCACCCAGGTGCGACCGGGCCACCGCGCCTTCAAGATCTCGGCATGGTGTTCGCTTCGGCGGCTCGAGTCTACGGACGTCACTCGGTGTCGGTCGCCCTCTGCTCGAGGTCGAAGTCGGGTGTTCCCACGGTCACGATTCCCAGGTACCCGTCGATCGTGACGTACTCGCCCGTACGAAGGAGACGCATCGCCCCTTGAACTCCGTTGACGCAGGGAATCCCAAGTTGCGGATAGCCGACATGAAGCCCCTTTTTGGCTCCAATCCGACCTAACGGCTCCTTACCGGACGTATGCGTGCGCCTCGTTCTGCCTCATGGGCGCGCGGCCTGCGTTCGGTTGGGCGTCATGACTGGGAGTCTCTCTGGGGGAGCTTGGGCACGCAAGGGCTAGGTTCCCGCGTGCCCTACGCCGATTGGGTATGCGTAGCAGCGCCAAGGCCGTAGCTACCACTGGTCCCCGTGCGGCGATGCCCACCCCGGAGCGCACGCATATTGAAGACGCACAGGGCCGGCGCACGCATCACAGAAGGCCTCGGCTCTTGACCACGAACGCCTTTGACGCCGAGCCGTAGCCCGGGTCCTCCGGTACCGGCGGACACACGGCCGGAAGGGGCGGGTCTTTCTCCCCGAGGAACTTGCGGGTCGTGTCGTTTTTGATCGCGGGTGCGCGTGCGGGAGCCGAGGCGCACAGCTCGATGCCGGTTCCGAGCTTCAAGCGAACGGCCATCTCTTTCTGCGGGGCGTCGGCGAGCGGGTAGATGCCGTCGCCCTTGCCCGAAACGACCAGGCTTCCCTTGCCCAACACGACCTTCTTGATCGGGCCCTCGATCGCCTGGCTATCCTTATATTTGTAGCCGGGCAGGGCGGCGTTTCCGGTCTGGCTCCACAGAGCGGCCGGGAGGTCGTGGGTGTAGACGTCGTCCGGCGTCCCGCCGACCTTGTAGACCGTGAGAGTCGCGCCGCCGCCGCTGGAGCCGGCACTGGTCGGGTCGCCCACGCTGCCGAAGTCCGGCTCGACGACGCCGCTCGGTCCGTTCTTCGACTTCTTCGAGCGGAAGGTCAGCTTCCTCTTCTTGGGTTCGATCGGGAGAGTATCGTCGTCCTTGAGCTTGAACGTGCCCGCCCGGATCACGGTCACGGCATACGTGGCATTGTGGGCATCCATGATCGCCTGCGCGATGGCGTTCAGGTCCGTGGCCCAGGGCGGCGAGTAGCCGTAGGTGAGCAGGTCGATGTCGTAGATCCGGTTCAGCCACACCAGCTCGCCGAGGTCCTTCAGGATGTCGCCCGCGTGCCCGAGGTTGTCGGTGTGGAGCGACGTGGTGGCCGGACCCTGGACGGCAGTGATGCCCGGTAGGTTGCCTGCGTCGAAAAGCAGCCGAAGCTCCGGCCCGCTCTGGCCATAGGGGTTGCAGAAGATCTCCACGCCCGGATAGAGCGCCCGCAGGGCGTCGACGAGGTCCTGGTGCCACGGCCCGGTATGGGTCGCGTGCCAGGCGCTGTCGTAATCCGCGGAGGTGTAGCTCGCGGGGTATGGCAGCCAGGGGAGCGCGAGCATGAATCGCGTGTTCGGGTTCTGCGCCAGCGCGTAGTCGAACCAATTGATGAAGCCCGTCAGGGTGGGGTAGTCCGTGTGGGCGGTCATCCCGAACAGCTCGACATCGCCCGCATCCAGGTAGCCCTGGATCAGTGCACGGGTGACGGGATCGTTCCACAGTGCTTCCGGTGCGCCATTGGGCCCGCCCCGGAAGACCACGTTCTGCGTATGGCCGACGATCCCCGCCTGCGTGGCGTGGAACGGCATCTCGTCGGCGAAGGGCCGGAAGAAGCTGTGGCCGATGAAGACCGCCTTGATGCCCGGAGGCTGGGCGTGGGCCGAGGACCCGGCCGCCCCGACGAGGGCGGTCGCCGCCACGAGGAAGGTCGCGAGTTGCTTCAGTCTCATTCTGGTGGGCTCCATGTTTATCGAGGTCTCCAGGGGTCGGGTCAGATCACGCGGTCCGTGGCTGCGCCAGGGCAAGAAACCGGTCCGAGGCACTGAGATTCCCGAGCCGAACCTTTGGTAAAAGATGCCAGCAAGAACTCTCACCGTCGACCGAAAAACCACGGGATTGGCTCCCGCCGCAC contains these protein-coding regions:
- a CDS encoding pyridoxamine 5'-phosphate oxidase family protein is translated as MMTMSPKLRGPWNAAEVAAYLDGARIPVRLACTRGADGPLIVSLWFEHRDGALWCATQNSSRTAKYLAQDDRCAFEIAGETLPYSGVRGQGRATLSEAEGPRVLARLIERYLGAEDSSFTRWLRSRAETEVAIRIDPTWITSWDFSERMKTGA